GGCTTCTTTGGGGTTTTCCTCAAGGTAATTGTTCAGCATATCGCCCACACATTGGTCAACAGCTCCCATCACCTCGTTATTACCCAGTTTGGTTTTGGTCTGACCTTCAAATTGAGGTTCAGCCACTTTTACTGAGATAACACCGGTTAAACCTTCGCGGAAGTCATCCCCGCTAATTTCAAATTTTACGTTTTTAAGCAAGCCTTCTTTATCGGCGTATGCTTTTAGGGTACGGGTAAGCGCACGGCGGAAACCCGCAACGTGTGTACCGCCCTCAATGGTGTTAATGTTGTTTACATACGAATGCAGGTTTTCGCTGTATCCGTTGTTGTATTGCAACGCTACTTCAACAGGCACGCCTGCTTTTTCACCTTCCACATATATCGGTTCCGGAATCAGTTTTTCGCGGGTACCGTCAAGGTAGCCTACAAATTCTTTCAAACCTCCTTCTGAGTAAAAGGTTTCTGATTTTACAGTACCGTTTTCGTCTTTTTCACGCTCATCGCTGATGGTAATGCGTATGCCCCTATTTAGGTAGGCAAGCTCACGCATACGGGCACTCAGCGTATCAAAATTATATTCTGTACTGGTAAAAATTGAGCCATCGGGTTCAAAATAAACCTCAGTACCGCGTTTTTCGGTATCCCCGATTATTTTTACATCGTATTGGGGTCTACCCTCGTTGTATTCTTGTCTCCAAATCTTACCATCACGATATACAGTGGCGCGCAACAATGTACTTAGTGCGTTTACGCAACTAACACCCACACCGTGCAAACCGCCCGATACTTTGTATGTATCTTTATCAAACTTACCACCGGCGTGCAATACCGTCATTACCACCTCAAGGGCGCTGCGGTTTTCTTTTGTGTGTATTCCTGTAGGAATACCGCGACCGTCATCAAGTACGGTAATCGCGTTGCTTTCATGTATGGTAACAAAAATGTTTTTGCAATACCCTGCTAATGCCTCATCAATAGAGTTATCTACTACTTCATATACCAAGTGGTGCAATCCCCTTACTCCGGTATCGCCAATGTACATCGAAGGGCGCTTACGCACCGCTTCTAAACCTTCAAGTACCTGAATATTATCGGCACCGTAATCTTTTTTTTCCATAGCTGCTTCACTCATATCTCTTTTATTGAAAAATAGTCTGTAAAAATACCTCTAAACGCTGAATATTCAAAGGTTTGCAAGGGTTTTAAGTACCCAATTATCCACGCGCTTGTGGATATGTTTTGGCAGTCAGTAATAGCACCGCCCTATACATGCAAATGTTATGCTAGAAATGTACTTATGAAAACTTATGCCATATCCGTAAAGTGTAAAATTATGATGGTCATTTCTTAAAATACCCTGCAATTTTCTACCTTTCGCCTCAGG
Above is a window of Bacteroidota bacterium DNA encoding:
- the gyrB gene encoding DNA topoisomerase (ATP-hydrolyzing) subunit B gives rise to the protein MSEAAMEKKDYGADNIQVLEGLEAVRKRPSMYIGDTGVRGLHHLVYEVVDNSIDEALAGYCKNIFVTIHESNAITVLDDGRGIPTGIHTKENRSALEVVMTVLHAGGKFDKDTYKVSGGLHGVGVSCVNALSTLLRATVYRDGKIWRQEYNEGRPQYDVKIIGDTEKRGTEVYFEPDGSIFTSTEYNFDTLSARMRELAYLNRGIRITISDEREKDENGTVKSETFYSEGGLKEFVGYLDGTREKLIPEPIYVEGEKAGVPVEVALQYNNGYSENLHSYVNNINTIEGGTHVAGFRRALTRTLKAYADKEGLLKNVKFEISGDDFREGLTGVISVKVAEPQFEGQTKTKLGNNEVMGAVDQCVGDMLNNYLEENPKEARIIINKVVLAATARHAARKAREMVQRKGAMSGAGLPGKLSDCAESDPGKCEIFLVEGDSAGGTAKQGRNRNFQAILPLRGKILNVEKALEHKIYENEEIKNMFTALGVTIGTPDDEKALNIEKLRYHKVIIMTDADVDGSHIRTLILTFFFRYMKALVDFGHIYIATPPLYLVKKGKEERYCWTETEREAAVREIAKDGKLESVNVQRYKGLGEMNAEQLWETTMNPEKRTLKRVTLESVAEADHIFSMLMGDEVPPRREFIESHAKYAKIDA